A DNA window from Aminiphilus circumscriptus DSM 16581 contains the following coding sequences:
- a CDS encoding V-type ATPase subunit encodes MTGFLSLGERTAVGAKAHVFFGRLLTDESYWRLLHCDTVREIVEYLKSLPGFAPYLLSVSPEIHRAELEDVLEMLPLRETLTFLGYLTGGQRAYVRCWIDLYEADLLKRTMRSLFSRKQDREQLRQRFALIPKPSFSSETLLSSRSYEEFLEALSGSGYYRVLREPLAKLSDEGGSLFSAETAVDLHVLSALFRAAGKVDSCNGAGILSLVGTMVDLLNVSWLHRSARFFDMHFEEMLNRLLPVRYRLGLAFLRKLSRAESPEAFWDLLRHSCYGGALGESLPKEDFELETRIKQHLWRQARQLFRRSGIGFHSLVAYLFLRRYEIQDLKTIIEDVRYDFDRREALLFMVRPIVPGGERAWRW; translated from the coding sequence TTGACGGGTTTTCTTTCCCTGGGAGAGCGGACTGCCGTAGGAGCTAAGGCTCATGTCTTTTTCGGAAGATTGCTGACCGACGAGTCCTATTGGAGACTCCTGCACTGTGATACGGTACGGGAGATTGTAGAGTACCTCAAGTCGCTTCCCGGATTCGCTCCATATCTCCTCTCCGTTTCTCCGGAGATCCACAGGGCGGAGTTGGAGGATGTCCTCGAGATGCTTCCTCTGCGAGAGACTCTGACTTTTTTGGGCTATCTCACGGGGGGACAGCGGGCGTATGTGCGTTGCTGGATTGATCTCTACGAGGCGGATCTGCTCAAGAGAACCATGCGTTCCCTCTTCTCCAGGAAACAGGATCGAGAACAATTACGTCAACGCTTTGCTCTGATTCCGAAGCCGTCCTTCTCGAGTGAGACGCTACTGTCCTCCAGAAGCTACGAGGAATTCCTGGAAGCGCTCTCGGGGAGCGGTTATTACAGAGTATTACGGGAACCTTTGGCCAAACTCTCCGACGAGGGTGGTTCCCTTTTCAGTGCGGAAACTGCGGTGGATCTCCATGTTTTGTCCGCCCTTTTCCGAGCCGCAGGAAAAGTAGACTCCTGCAACGGGGCGGGCATTCTTTCCCTCGTGGGGACCATGGTGGACTTGTTGAATGTGTCGTGGCTTCATCGATCCGCCCGTTTTTTCGACATGCATTTCGAGGAGATGTTGAATCGTCTGCTCCCCGTGCGCTATCGACTCGGCTTGGCTTTTTTGCGAAAACTCTCCCGTGCCGAGAGCCCAGAGGCGTTTTGGGACTTGCTTCGGCACTCCTGTTATGGTGGAGCACTCGGAGAGTCGCTCCCCAAGGAGGATTTTGAACTGGAAACCAGGATAAAGCAACATCTCTGGCGGCAGGCGAGGCAGCTTTTCCGGAGAAGCGGGATCGGCTTTCATTCCCTGGTGGCCTACCTTTTTCTTCGGAGGTACGAGATTCAGGATCTCAAGACGATCATCGAGGACGTACGGTACGACTTCGATAGACGAGAAGCACTGCTCTTCATGGTGCGTCCGATCGTTCCGGGAGGTGAGCGCGCGTGGCGGTGGTGA
- a CDS encoding V-type ATP synthase subunit I, producing MAVVKMLALTLAGPKEETEVVARQMVLRGGFQPIPLDLLVSDRKMRARVGTPTDNPYDTLLTKVASVWHAAGEALPEPAPILSDRSFTLEKARCMVETAVRKLDLWERRKRELAESVEELEAAKVLLDALHAVSHSLEDLATMRHMAVFFGRISEENGKRLLETSEDVPFLPVPLRVQGGDMWVLCFAIPGYRDGAAKLLESVNFKVFPLTQMIEKLRSAEENRVNRLIVNRRKAVEGLEKAARNFLFDHRQELVALFNQIYTMQRVYDLCKGRGEIGDMYLLSGWIPEDIREEVLSVIAAEAPKTAVFVEETTHALASGFRVPTLLRNLPFVRSFQEIVAIYSLPSYGEMDPSFLVALSFCAMFGFMFGDVGHGLLLALGGHFLMKRRVVTKAIGAVIKTAGVSSVLFGFLYGSVFGMEGILPPLWFSPMEHMDRLLKLSLGAGVGFVTLGMLLNMVARYREGDFGRLLFDGQGLAGLVFYWSAALMAFSAFSGTPLPFPKWIGGTLLLILLLVIFLRDVLARTLLRRRSTAVEESPVVHVFEVLHGLLSFLSNTASFVRLAAFALNHVGLSLAVFMLADMVHNVPGGPILKVLLLVLGNLLIVGLEGLIVFIQTLRLEYYEFFSKFYRGGGSPFRPVGWAGRDLSRLKAR from the coding sequence GTGGCGGTGGTGAAGATGCTGGCCCTCACTCTGGCCGGCCCGAAAGAGGAGACGGAAGTTGTCGCCAGACAGATGGTACTTCGGGGTGGTTTTCAACCGATTCCTCTCGATTTGCTCGTGTCCGATCGCAAGATGCGGGCCCGAGTGGGCACGCCCACGGACAATCCCTACGATACGCTGCTGACGAAGGTTGCGTCGGTGTGGCATGCCGCGGGGGAAGCGTTGCCGGAACCTGCGCCTATTCTGTCGGACCGTTCCTTTACCCTGGAAAAGGCTCGCTGCATGGTGGAGACCGCCGTGAGAAAACTCGATCTCTGGGAGCGCAGGAAGCGGGAACTAGCGGAATCAGTGGAGGAGTTGGAAGCCGCAAAGGTACTCCTGGATGCGCTCCATGCGGTGTCGCATTCCCTGGAGGATCTTGCGACGATGCGGCACATGGCGGTTTTTTTTGGAAGGATTTCCGAGGAGAACGGGAAACGTCTTCTGGAAACATCTGAGGATGTCCCGTTCCTACCCGTTCCCCTCAGAGTGCAGGGTGGCGACATGTGGGTTCTCTGTTTCGCTATCCCAGGCTATCGCGACGGGGCGGCAAAACTTCTCGAATCCGTCAATTTCAAGGTTTTCCCCTTGACACAAATGATCGAAAAGCTCCGTTCCGCCGAGGAAAATCGCGTGAACCGGCTCATCGTGAACAGGAGGAAGGCCGTCGAGGGATTGGAGAAAGCCGCACGAAATTTTCTTTTCGATCACCGGCAGGAACTCGTCGCTCTTTTCAATCAGATCTACACAATGCAACGCGTGTACGACCTCTGCAAAGGACGTGGGGAAATCGGGGACATGTACCTCCTCTCGGGATGGATCCCCGAGGACATTCGGGAAGAGGTCCTCTCGGTCATCGCCGCGGAGGCGCCGAAAACGGCGGTCTTCGTGGAGGAGACGACGCACGCGCTCGCCTCTGGTTTCCGTGTACCCACGCTTTTGCGGAATCTTCCCTTTGTGCGCTCTTTCCAGGAGATCGTGGCCATCTATAGTCTTCCCTCCTACGGAGAAATGGATCCATCCTTTCTTGTGGCGCTGAGTTTCTGTGCCATGTTCGGTTTCATGTTTGGAGACGTGGGACATGGCCTGCTCCTGGCCCTGGGTGGACACTTCCTCATGAAGCGGCGTGTGGTGACGAAAGCGATCGGGGCTGTCATCAAAACAGCCGGGGTATCCTCAGTTCTTTTCGGTTTTCTCTACGGCAGCGTTTTCGGCATGGAGGGAATTCTGCCACCGCTCTGGTTTTCTCCGATGGAACACATGGACAGGCTGCTCAAGCTTTCTCTCGGCGCAGGTGTCGGTTTCGTCACCCTCGGAATGCTCCTCAACATGGTGGCCCGCTACCGGGAGGGAGATTTCGGAAGGCTGCTTTTCGACGGTCAGGGCCTTGCCGGACTGGTCTTCTACTGGTCGGCGGCACTCATGGCCTTCAGCGCGTTCTCCGGGACGCCTTTGCCCTTCCCGAAGTGGATCGGAGGAACGCTTCTGCTCATTTTGCTTCTCGTGATCTTCCTGCGGGATGTTCTCGCAAGGACGTTGCTGAGGCGACGGAGTACTGCGGTGGAGGAATCCCCGGTAGTGCATGTCTTCGAGGTGCTTCACGGTCTGCTCTCCTTTTTGAGCAATACCGCATCTTTCGTCCGGCTCGCCGCGTTTGCATTGAATCACGTAGGGCTTTCCCTCGCTGTCTTCATGCTTGCGGACATGGTGCACAACGTTCCGGGGGGGCCGATTCTCAAAGTGCTCCTCCTCGTTCTAGGCAATCTTCTCATCGTCGGTCTCGAGGGACTCATTGTCTTTATCCAGACGCTTCGACTCGAGTACTACGAGTTTTTCAGCAAGTTCTACCGGGGCGGAGGAAGCCCCTTCCGGCCCGTGGGATGGGCGGGAAGAGATCTGTCGCGCTTGAAGGCGAGGTAG
- the rnc gene encoding ribonuclease III produces MYADGTRDDWWLRGLDAFQDQLGHRFRNREFLVEALTHASFAHEAGMAFWNERLEYLGDAVLELTVSEILYDEFPRWNEGELTKERARIVCERTLAQWGMKMRIPHLLRLGRGLQRQGGRENPSICADAAEAVFGAVFLDGKYAAAQQVIRRFLVVLRTLESEETIDPKSKLQLLFAERRVMDHRYHLLGMSGPEHAPLFEVEVRAGGMSFGKGQGASRRDAEWNAARNTLRMLLRRSPQGPYSSVK; encoded by the coding sequence ATGTACGCCGACGGAACCCGTGACGACTGGTGGTTGAGAGGGCTCGATGCCTTTCAGGACCAGCTTGGCCACCGTTTCCGGAATAGGGAGTTTCTTGTGGAGGCGCTCACGCATGCCTCTTTCGCCCATGAGGCGGGGATGGCTTTCTGGAACGAGCGGCTCGAATACCTTGGGGATGCGGTGCTGGAATTGACCGTTTCCGAAATTCTGTACGACGAGTTCCCCCGGTGGAACGAAGGGGAACTCACGAAGGAGCGTGCTCGGATCGTTTGTGAGAGGACACTCGCCCAGTGGGGGATGAAGATGCGGATTCCTCATCTCCTTCGGCTCGGGAGAGGATTGCAGCGCCAGGGCGGACGGGAGAATCCCTCCATCTGTGCGGATGCTGCGGAGGCGGTCTTCGGCGCCGTCTTCCTTGACGGGAAATACGCGGCGGCACAACAGGTGATCCGGCGTTTTCTTGTTGTTCTGAGGACACTGGAAAGCGAGGAGACCATCGATCCTAAATCGAAACTCCAGCTCCTTTTCGCGGAACGTCGCGTCATGGATCACCGCTACCATCTCCTCGGCATGTCCGGGCCAGAGCACGCTCCTCTTTTCGAGGTGGAAGTGCGTGCTGGAGGGATGTCCTTCGGCAAGGGACAGGGCGCATCAAGAAGGGACGCGGAATGGAACGCTGCGCGGAATACACTGCGGATGCTTCTTCGGCGTTCGCCCCAGGGGCCGTATTCGAGCGTGAAATGA
- a CDS encoding V-type ATP synthase subunit D: protein MKEKLPPTRGSMMKALRALKLAEKGHDLLEQKRQVLMMELVRHIDEAKELQSRVAEVFDGAYKALQKANITLGIETVEEIALAIPEEKGFIVRLRSVMGVEIPEIDPMDGAPRPCYSFWDTSASMDRAFVEFRKVLALLARLAEIENGVYRLAVQIRKTHRRVNALEKMVIPGYGESIAAISNALEESDREDFVRMKMAKRSENAG from the coding sequence ATGAAAGAGAAACTGCCACCCACCAGAGGAAGCATGATGAAGGCTCTTCGTGCCCTGAAGCTCGCGGAAAAGGGGCACGATCTGCTTGAACAGAAGCGACAGGTTCTCATGATGGAACTCGTCCGCCACATCGATGAGGCCAAGGAACTCCAGAGCAGGGTCGCGGAGGTCTTTGACGGTGCATACAAAGCATTGCAGAAGGCCAACATCACGTTGGGCATTGAGACGGTTGAGGAAATTGCTCTGGCTATTCCCGAGGAGAAGGGATTCATCGTGCGTCTTCGTTCCGTCATGGGAGTGGAAATCCCCGAGATCGATCCGATGGACGGTGCGCCGAGGCCTTGTTACTCCTTTTGGGACACCTCGGCAAGCATGGATCGGGCATTTGTGGAGTTTCGCAAAGTGCTCGCTCTTCTCGCCCGCCTGGCCGAAATAGAGAACGGTGTGTATCGTCTGGCCGTGCAGATCAGAAAGACCCACCGGCGCGTCAACGCGCTGGAAAAAATGGTTATACCCGGATATGGCGAGAGCATCGCGGCCATTTCGAACGCACTCGAAGAAAGTGATCGGGAGGACTTCGTCCGCATGAAAATGGCCAAGCGTTCCGAAAACGCAGGCTAG
- a CDS encoding GNAT family N-acetyltransferase: MIELQTERLRLVALDGEHLRLLLENPEDFCRRLGVASNRVETNEELRCAREKMYAGTKRCPEEYYWYTEWQIIYKEENSIVGSFCFKGAPNELGEVEVGYSTASPYRSKGFMTEAMRVVATWVFKNAGVTALIAETPKDNVPSHRVLQKIGMEIVRESPTSFWWRLRRRS, encoded by the coding sequence ATGATCGAGTTGCAGACCGAACGCTTGCGTCTGGTGGCTCTCGACGGAGAACATCTCCGGTTGTTACTTGAGAACCCTGAAGACTTCTGTCGCCGTTTGGGCGTCGCGTCGAACCGGGTGGAAACGAACGAGGAACTGCGGTGTGCCCGGGAGAAAATGTATGCCGGAACGAAGCGTTGCCCCGAAGAATATTACTGGTACACGGAATGGCAGATCATCTACAAGGAAGAGAACAGCATAGTGGGGAGCTTCTGTTTTAAGGGGGCTCCGAACGAGTTGGGCGAGGTCGAGGTCGGCTACAGCACAGCGTCCCCATATCGTAGCAAGGGATTCATGACCGAGGCGATGCGAGTTGTAGCGACCTGGGTGTTCAAGAACGCGGGCGTGACGGCACTCATTGCGGAGACGCCGAAGGATAACGTCCCTTCCCACAGGGTGTTGCAGAAGATCGGCATGGAAATCGTCCGGGAAAGCCCCACCTCCTTCTGGTGGCGCCTCCGGCGACGTTCCTGA
- a CDS encoding V-type ATP synthase subunit E, which yields MTDLQADKLTGLRDHIVERAHMESHALLETVKKDIATWYSREAEKLDTEVDLLLRDARSRAEEIRRRQIAAAERERVRERLRVQNRLLQDAQGMLEEELASLREREDYDSILLGLLKETLEHLGTGGSFRFRLASADGVHGKALEKAVSGIEGVTVSFDPEPAPISGGIFLVSEDGKVHVLADWHVKAQEMTETLAQRLLPLL from the coding sequence ATGACCGATCTGCAGGCGGACAAACTTACGGGTCTTCGAGACCACATCGTGGAGAGGGCACATATGGAAAGTCACGCTCTTCTTGAGACCGTGAAGAAGGATATCGCGACATGGTACTCTCGGGAAGCGGAGAAGCTCGACACCGAGGTGGATCTCCTGCTGCGGGACGCACGCTCCCGTGCGGAGGAGATCCGAAGGCGGCAGATCGCCGCTGCGGAGCGCGAGCGGGTTCGGGAGCGCCTGCGGGTTCAGAATCGTCTTCTCCAGGATGCCCAGGGCATGCTTGAGGAGGAGTTGGCCTCCCTGCGGGAGCGGGAGGATTATGACAGCATTCTCCTTGGACTTTTGAAGGAAACACTGGAGCATCTCGGCACCGGGGGTTCCTTCCGTTTCCGCTTGGCTTCAGCGGATGGGGTACACGGGAAAGCCCTGGAGAAGGCCGTTTCAGGCATCGAAGGTGTCACGGTTTCCTTCGATCCAGAACCCGCCCCGATTTCGGGAGGAATTTTCCTGGTTTCCGAGGACGGCAAGGTTCATGTTCTCGCGGACTGGCACGTCAAAGCGCAGGAGATGACCGAGACCCTGGCACAGCGTCTGCTGCCGCTCCTGTAG
- a CDS encoding V-type ATP synthase subunit A, producing the protein MERRGYITSVNGPVVRGRGMRNFAMREMVRVGEGGFIGEVIRMDDDEAVIQVYEDTQGVRLGEPVTGTGESLSVSLGPGLIGQIFDGIARPLRTLLDREGLYLGRGLSIPQVDPALSWDFAPQARVGDLAFPGMLLGVIQETPLFEHRVMVPPGIEGTFSWIAKEGMCRADAVVARVKSPLGWERDIPLLQRWAVRTPRPVRSRLLPREPLVTGQRVIDGLFPLAKGGVACIPGGFGTGKTVTQHQLAKWCEAKVVVYIGCGERGNEMTDVLEEFPRLEDPRSGRPLMERTILIANTSNMPVAAREASIYTGITMAEYFRDMGYDVALMADSTSRWAEALREISGRLEEIPAEEGFPAYLPTRLAEFYERAGSVETMGGEKGSISIIGAVSPPGGDFTEPVTRHTKRFIRCFWALDKRLANARHFPAIGWLESYSEYAEDVEEWFAVHVDSRWGACREEARRLLAEEEKIQQVIRLVGEDVLPDDQKLIAFTAFLLKNGYLQQSAFGTDSYYPPENGFALLDLILHFHEKASELVQRGVPLSLFRDLEEVVQLTHLREVPLEKIGNFDEIRNKLDRQLEKVGAERVATSGGIPSWH; encoded by the coding sequence ATGGAACGTAGGGGATACATCACGTCGGTCAATGGCCCCGTGGTCCGGGGAAGGGGCATGCGCAATTTCGCCATGCGCGAGATGGTTCGCGTCGGAGAGGGTGGATTCATCGGAGAAGTCATCCGCATGGACGATGACGAGGCAGTCATTCAGGTCTACGAGGACACTCAGGGAGTACGCCTGGGGGAACCCGTCACGGGAACGGGGGAATCGCTTTCCGTCTCCCTGGGGCCTGGTTTGATCGGGCAGATTTTCGACGGCATTGCCCGACCGCTCCGCACCCTTCTCGACAGGGAGGGGCTCTATCTCGGCAGAGGACTTTCGATTCCCCAGGTGGATCCGGCGCTTTCCTGGGATTTCGCCCCTCAGGCACGCGTGGGAGACCTCGCGTTTCCAGGCATGCTCCTCGGCGTCATTCAGGAAACTCCTCTCTTCGAGCATCGTGTCATGGTTCCTCCGGGAATCGAAGGGACCTTCTCCTGGATCGCGAAGGAGGGAATGTGCCGCGCCGATGCCGTGGTGGCAAGGGTTAAATCTCCCCTCGGGTGGGAGAGGGATATCCCCCTGCTGCAGCGCTGGGCGGTGCGGACTCCCCGACCCGTGCGTTCCCGACTTTTGCCGCGGGAGCCCCTCGTGACGGGACAGCGCGTCATCGACGGCCTCTTTCCTCTGGCGAAGGGTGGTGTGGCGTGCATTCCCGGCGGATTCGGCACGGGAAAAACGGTGACCCAGCACCAGCTTGCCAAATGGTGTGAGGCGAAAGTCGTGGTCTACATCGGCTGCGGAGAACGGGGCAACGAGATGACCGATGTGCTGGAGGAATTTCCCCGGCTCGAGGACCCGCGGTCCGGAAGACCCCTCATGGAAAGGACGATTCTTATCGCCAACACGTCCAACATGCCCGTTGCGGCTCGGGAAGCCTCTATCTACACGGGGATCACCATGGCGGAGTACTTCCGGGACATGGGGTACGATGTGGCTCTTATGGCGGACTCCACGTCGAGGTGGGCCGAGGCGCTCCGCGAGATTTCAGGAAGATTGGAGGAGATTCCCGCGGAGGAGGGATTTCCCGCATACCTTCCTACCCGACTCGCCGAATTCTACGAGCGGGCGGGAAGTGTCGAAACCATGGGAGGCGAGAAAGGAAGCATTTCCATCATTGGTGCCGTTTCGCCGCCGGGAGGAGATTTCACTGAGCCTGTGACTCGGCACACGAAGCGTTTCATCCGTTGCTTTTGGGCACTCGACAAGCGTCTCGCCAACGCACGCCACTTTCCCGCCATCGGATGGCTCGAATCCTACAGTGAATACGCGGAGGACGTGGAGGAGTGGTTTGCCGTTCATGTGGATTCCAGGTGGGGAGCCTGCCGCGAGGAGGCCCGTAGGCTTCTCGCGGAGGAGGAGAAAATCCAGCAGGTCATTCGCCTTGTCGGAGAGGATGTCCTCCCCGACGATCAGAAGCTTATCGCTTTCACGGCGTTCCTTCTCAAGAACGGGTACCTGCAGCAAAGCGCCTTCGGAACCGATTCCTACTATCCTCCCGAGAACGGCTTTGCACTGCTCGACCTGATTCTTCATTTTCACGAGAAAGCCTCGGAGCTTGTGCAGCGCGGTGTTCCCCTCTCTTTGTTCCGTGATCTCGAAGAAGTGGTGCAGTTGACGCATCTTCGAGAAGTTCCCCTGGAAAAAATCGGGAACTTCGACGAGATCCGAAACAAGCTGGATCGGCAGCTCGAAAAGGTTGGGGCCGAGCGCGTGGCCACCAGTGGAGGCATACCGTCATGGCATTGA
- a CDS encoding V-type ATP synthase subunit F yields MRAFLVSDNHDSLVGMRIAGIDGVLVRSGDETRRVVRELIEKDRDLGILVFTEKAAAAVPDLMKQLREHGGLPLIVEIPDRHGFDRGADFLTRYVKDAIGVRME; encoded by the coding sequence ATGCGTGCGTTTCTCGTGAGCGACAACCACGATTCGCTGGTGGGGATGCGCATTGCCGGTATTGATGGTGTTCTGGTTCGCAGCGGTGATGAGACGAGGCGAGTCGTACGGGAACTCATCGAGAAGGACAGGGACCTGGGAATTCTCGTTTTCACGGAAAAGGCAGCCGCTGCGGTGCCGGACCTGATGAAACAGCTTCGGGAACATGGAGGTCTTCCCCTGATCGTGGAAATCCCCGATCGCCACGGTTTCGACCGGGGAGCGGATTTCCTGACCCGATATGTCAAGGACGCCATAGGAGTGAGGATGGAATGA
- a CDS encoding ATP synthase subunit C, whose product MGLLLTGSGIAFLLVVGGFLRKRQVPDSKRILLGCLAFSLALLLSGSLLAIGAGAATEAGATGTVQAASGWAFLGASLATGMACIGAGIAVAVVGAAALGVVGEKPELLGSTLIYLGLAEGIAIYGVIVSLLILGKV is encoded by the coding sequence ATGGGCTTGTTATTGACGGGTTCGGGAATTGCGTTTCTGCTGGTTGTGGGAGGTTTTCTGAGAAAGAGACAGGTTCCCGACTCGAAGCGAATCCTTCTCGGTTGTCTGGCCTTTTCTCTTGCTCTGCTCCTTTCCGGATCCCTCCTCGCGATTGGTGCCGGGGCCGCTACGGAAGCGGGCGCAACCGGCACCGTGCAGGCCGCCTCGGGATGGGCCTTTCTCGGAGCGAGCCTCGCGACGGGAATGGCCTGCATCGGTGCCGGTATCGCCGTTGCGGTGGTGGGAGCGGCTGCCCTCGGTGTCGTGGGGGAGAAACCGGAACTGTTGGGATCGACGCTTATCTACCTCGGCCTCGCCGAAGGGATCGCCATTTACGGAGTCATCGTCTCCCTGTTGATCCTTGGAAAGGTGTAA
- a CDS encoding LysM peptidoglycan-binding domain-containing M23 family metallopeptidase, protein MKKSVVTRRLRGCVGTVVSVLFAATLLWAGELPWMEHRVHAGETLESIAEQYGLEAAELLAANDLNETVSALGEGMILLVPRNRSLLVATLVEVQRRKLFSQKFPGNEGSVVASAVDGAQASTVFPGEMAGSAVGAGMDVDVEEPVRVESADEEPLLTSRNDMSESFSSQEETATVGTPLDQGVQSHGARLWREHVVARGETLYALSRRYGVSVEKIASLNALVAEVPLAVGLILRIPPGEDSAISVDFQNATTSSLETPPAATELPVPEAPEKRETEVGKGALGAVRVEISSGMTGQTSASTVKPLSWPAKGRVVRTFEEGLKEAGAESSGSGIAIAFSEGNDVYAAAEGKVLQAGWMKGFGNTVFLAHAAGLTTFYGNLEVLHCRAGESVTKGQRIGTAARGEETQERVLFFHVLKGGKSVDPLAYLPTIP, encoded by the coding sequence GTGAAAAAGTCCGTTGTGACACGTCGGCTACGTGGATGCGTGGGTACTGTGGTGAGTGTGCTTTTCGCGGCGACACTCCTCTGGGCCGGAGAATTGCCCTGGATGGAGCATCGGGTTCACGCCGGGGAGACTCTGGAGAGTATTGCCGAACAGTACGGTCTGGAAGCGGCGGAACTGCTGGCGGCGAACGACCTGAACGAGACCGTGTCCGCTCTTGGTGAAGGAATGATTCTGCTTGTCCCACGGAATCGCTCCCTGCTTGTGGCAACTCTTGTGGAAGTGCAGCGGAGAAAACTTTTCTCCCAAAAGTTCCCCGGAAACGAGGGAAGCGTAGTAGCGTCAGCAGTGGACGGAGCGCAGGCTTCGACGGTATTTCCCGGTGAAATGGCGGGAAGTGCCGTTGGTGCCGGTATGGATGTGGACGTGGAGGAACCGGTACGAGTAGAATCCGCAGATGAAGAACCGCTCCTCACGTCCAGGAATGATATGTCGGAGTCGTTTTCTTCGCAGGAAGAAACTGCGACAGTGGGCACTCCCCTCGATCAGGGTGTACAATCTCATGGCGCTCGACTGTGGCGGGAGCATGTCGTTGCACGAGGTGAAACGCTCTATGCTCTTTCAAGACGCTATGGCGTTTCGGTGGAAAAGATCGCGTCGCTGAACGCTCTGGTTGCCGAGGTCCCGTTGGCCGTGGGCTTGATCCTGAGAATCCCTCCCGGGGAAGATTCGGCAATTTCGGTGGATTTTCAGAATGCGACAACGTCGTCCTTGGAAACACCCCCGGCGGCGACGGAACTTCCGGTCCCTGAAGCCCCGGAAAAGAGAGAAACCGAAGTCGGCAAGGGAGCGCTCGGTGCGGTTCGCGTGGAGATCTCTTCCGGAATGACAGGCCAGACAAGCGCTTCTACAGTGAAACCACTGTCCTGGCCTGCAAAAGGACGTGTGGTACGCACGTTCGAAGAGGGACTCAAGGAAGCAGGAGCGGAATCCTCCGGTTCGGGCATTGCCATCGCGTTCTCCGAAGGGAACGACGTTTACGCCGCCGCCGAAGGTAAGGTGCTTCAGGCGGGGTGGATGAAGGGGTTCGGCAATACGGTGTTTCTGGCTCATGCGGCTGGATTGACGACGTTTTACGGCAATCTTGAAGTGCTCCACTGCAGGGCGGGTGAGTCCGTGACGAAGGGACAGCGCATCGGAACCGCGGCGCGAGGAGAGGAAACGCAGGAGCGGGTCCTGTTTTTTCATGTTCTGAAAGGCGGAAAATCCGTCGATCCCTTGGCCTATCTTCCGACGATACCATGA